A window of the Zeugodacus cucurbitae isolate PBARC_wt_2022May chromosome 2, idZeuCucr1.2, whole genome shotgun sequence genome harbors these coding sequences:
- the LOC105218247 gene encoding peroxiredoxin-6, whose translation MRLGATMPNFKADTTKGKIRFFEWQGDSWVILFSHPSDFTPVCTTELARMAARLPEFTKRNTKCLAHSVDDIETHNKWVKDIQSYCTDIPNEFPYPVIADPRRDLAVLFGMLDEDQKRDPIIAQTIRALYIISPDHKVRLSMFYPMSTGRNVDEILRSLDSLQLTHKLKVVVTPVDWTPGNKVMIQPDVTDEEANKLFPKGFEKVPVPSGLDYVRTTDHY comes from the exons ATGCGTTTGGGAGCGACAATGCCGAATTTCAAAGCAGATACCACTAAGGGgaaaattcgatttttcgaATGGCAAGGCGATTC CTGGGTCATACTATTCTCGCATCCCTCGGACTTTACACCCGTCTGCACCACGGAGCTGGCACGTATGGCCGCACGGTTACCAGAGTTCACGAAGCGGAATACCAAATGCTTGGCACATTCAGTCGATGATATTGAAACGCATAATAAATGGGTGAAAGATATCCAATCATATTGCACGGACATACCCAATGAATTCCCCTACCCCGTTATTGCCGATCCACGCCGTGATTTAGCTGTACTTTTCGGCATGTTAGACGAGGATCAGAAACGTGATCCAATAATCGCACAAACCATACGCGCACTCTACATCATTAGCCCAGATCACAAAGTGCGTCTGTCGATGTTTTACCCCATGTCTACGGGTCGCAATGTTGA TGAGATTCTGCGCAGCCTCGATTCATTACAATTGACGCATAAACTGAAGGTTGTGGTCACGCCTGTCGACTGGACT CCCGGTAATAAGGTGATGATTCAGCCGGATGTCACGGATGAGgaggcaaataaattatttccgaAGGGGTTTGAAAAGGTTCCAGTGCCGTCCGGGTTGGATTATGTACGGACCACTGATCATTATTAG